The Salvia miltiorrhiza cultivar Shanhuang (shh) chromosome 1, IMPLAD_Smil_shh, whole genome shotgun sequence genome has a window encoding:
- the LOC131005236 gene encoding uncharacterized protein LOC131005236: MGYVQEARENHVKKKVEEALRSKMKQKALKECDQYVSKYAECAVGRTLSVVWKCRGEAKELNTCLHQYTNDSVLEKMKKEYMLQQEGKGSLSL, translated from the exons ATGGGCTACGTACAAGAAGCCAGAGAAAATCACGTCAAGAAGAAGGTCGAAGAAG CTTTGCGCAGTAAGATGAAACAGAAAGCACTGAAAGAATGCGATCAATACGTGTCCAAATATGCTGAATGTGCTGTAGGCAGAACATTGTCCGTTGTTTGGAAATGTCGCGGTGAAGCTAAGGAATTGAATACATGCCTCCATCAGTA CACAAATGATTCTGTCTTggaaaaaatgaagaaagaaTACATGCTTCAACAGGAAGGAAAGGGGTCTTTAAGCCTTTGA
- the LOC131005235 gene encoding uncharacterized protein LOC131005235 — MDIVVEGYGRLRCDGADVTGTHRHTPFLLRSSICDSESVKMGYVQEARENHVKKKVEEALRSKMKQKALKECDQYVSKYAECAVGRTLFVVWKCRGEAKELNTCLHQYPIDNPPFATANFHIASTHI; from the exons ATGGATATAGTAGTAGAAGGTTATGGGCGACTGAGATGCGATGGTGCAG ATGTAACTGGAACACACCGTCACACTCCATTTCTGCTAAGGAGTTCAATTTGTGACTCTGAATCAGTTAAAATGGGCTACGTACAAGAAGCCAGAGAAAATCACGTCAAGAAGAAGGTCGAAGAAG CTTTGCGCAGTAAGATGAAACAGAAAGCACTAAAAGAATGCGATCAATACGTGTCCAAATATGCTGAATGTGCTGTAGGCAGAACATTGTTCGTTGTTTGGAAATGTCGCGGTGAAGCTAAGGAATTGAATACATGCCTCCATCAGTA ccctatcGACAATCCTCCATTCGCAACCGCCAACTTCCACATCGCCTCAACTCATATTTGA